The Bradyrhizobium sp. CCGB01 genome segment ACACATTTTCGCCATGATTGCTATTGGAGGGCGGAACCGAGATCAAGGGGCGCGCGGGTGTGTGTGATGCGTCCCGTAGCGCGATCCACCGCTGGTTGCGTCAGCCGATCAGCGGAGCGGGCGTAGCTTGCCGGGTTTTCCCGAGGTGGACGTGTTCTGTCGCCCGGATGGAGCGACGCGCAATTCGGGTTACGGCACCAGAAACGGGCGTCGAGGCGAGGCGCACCTCAGCCGATCATTTCCCGCGGAAGTTCGAGCGCATCTTGTCGGCGAACCAGACCACGAAGATCGCAGCGAACGCGAGAGCAAAGTACAGAGCCGTCCACAAAAGCGCATACTCGGCATTCGTCATGGCGTCCTCCCCGGCATCAGAATTCGATTGCCGGGGAGGATAGCGGCGGCCGCGACGGCGCAATTTGCGCAGGATCAATTTTGCCGCGCTGCGGCGAAAATGACCGGCGAGCCTTCATTCCGGGGCACGACGGAGTTGCGCCGGGGAAATGACGGCGAGGCTACAGCCGAAACTCGTTGGTCAGCTCGCCGATGCCGTCGATCGCGACGGTCACAATGTTCACGTCCTCCTTCATCACGCCGACGCCGACCGAGGTGCCGACCGCGATGAGGTCGCCCGGGAGCAGGGTCATGTCGTGAGAGATCCTGCTGACCAGCTCCTGCGCGGTGAAGATCATGTCCGAGATCGGATAGTTCTGCCGCTCCGCCCCGTTGAGGATGGTGCGGACCACGAGGCTGGCCGGATCGAGGCCCGTGGCGATCACAGGGCCGAACGGGCCGTAATCGTCGATGCCCTTGGCGCGGGCCCATTGCGGGAAAGTGGGATCGCTGGTCAGGATGTCGTTGGCGGTGATGTCGTTGACGCAGGTGTAGCCGAAGATGAAGCTGTCCGCTTCAGCAGGCGAGACGCGGGCGCAGGTCTTGCCGACGACGATGCCGAGTTCGCCTTCATAAGTGGTCTTGCCGTCGTAGTAAGACGGGCGGCGGATCACGGCGCCCGGTGTCGTGATGCTGGTGGTGGCCTTGAGCAGATAGAGCGGCTCCGGCGGCTCGGGCTGATTCAGCTTGGCGGCGAGGGCGTGAAAATTATTCCAGAGCGCGACGATCTTGCTGGGCGCGCAGGGCGCGAGCAGCTCGACCTCCGACAGCGCCAGAATCTTGCCGGTGCTTACGTTGCGGCCGAACATCTCGCCCTCATGCACGCTGATGCCCGAGCGAGCAAGCGTGCCGAAGCCGGTCGTACCGGCGTGGCGGAAGCGCAGCCACTGCTTCATCTCGCTTGCCATCACGCCACCGCCAGTGCGCGGGGATCTGATGGCGTCGAAACGCCGTCATAGAGTCCTGCGATGCGGGCGCGCTGGGTCACCATGGCCAGCACCGAATCCAGCGCGGGCGTGGCGATGCCGGTGAGGCGGCCCATCTCCTGCACCACGGTGACGAGCGGGTCGATCTCCATCGGACGGCCGCGCTCGAGATCCTGGAGCATCGATGTCTTGTGCGCGCCGACCTTGCGGGCGCCCTCGATGCGGCGCTCGACGTCGACGCGGAACTTGACGCCGAACGTCTCGGCGATGCCTTGCGTCTCCACCATGATCGCGCGCGACAGCGCACGGGTGGAGGGATCGGTGCAGATCACGTCGAGCGTTGCATGGGTCAGCGCGCTGATCGGGTTGAAGCAGACATTGCCCCAGAGCTTGAGCCAGATCTCGTCGCGGATGCGGTCGAGCACTGGCGCTTTCAGCCCGGCTGCGACGAAGAGATCGGCGAGGCGCTGGACGTCGGGGGTGATCTCGCCGGAGGGCTCGCCGAGCGGAAAATTGTTGCCGTAGACGTGGCGGATCACGCCGGGCGCCTCGATCTCGGTGGCGGGATAGACGATGCAGCCGATGGCGCGTTCGGCGCCGATCTCGCGCCACTGCCGTCCGCCCGGATCGATGCTCTCCAGCGTCGAGTTCTCGTATTGGCCGCCGTGCTTGTAGAAGTACCAGTAGGGAATGCCGTTGACGGCGGTGACGATGCGGGTGTGGGGCCCGAGCAGCGGCTGCATCTTCTCGATCACGCCTGTGATCGAATGCGCCTTCAGCGTGATGATGATGTAGTCCTGCACGCCGAGCTCGGCGGGGTCGTCGGTGCAGCGCGGATGCACGGTGTGCTTCTCCTCGCCCGCGAGCAGCGTCAGGCCGTGCTCGCGCATCGCGGCAAGGTGGGCGCCGCGTGCGATCAGGCTGACATCTGCGCCAGCGCGCGCGAGTTGAACCCCGAGATATCCGCCGATCGCGCCGGCGCCGTAGATGCAGATCTTCATGAAATCCTCGCGGGAAACCGGAATTTTGGGACGCAAGATCCGGTCCGGCGCGGATGGGATCCGAGCCGGGGCCGGTAGTCGCAGGGGAAGTGTGTGTCGCCTTAGGCTGCCGCTTGCGGCGCGCCGTTGATCGCTTCGTCCATGGCAGCAGCGATGTCGCGCATGCTGATGACGGAGACGAGGCTGTAATCGTCGATCACGGGCAGGTGCCGGATGTGATTGCGGTTCATCAGGTGCCGGACGTGCTCGATCGTGTCGGTCGAGGTGCAGGAGACGAGCTGCTGCACCGAGACGAGTTGCGAGACCTTCACGTTGATGGCGTTCGCACCGTGCTCGGCGACCGCGCGCACCACGTCGCGCTCGGTGAACATGCCGACCGCGGTGTTGCCCTCGGAGCGGACCACGTCCTTGACTACCAGCGCGCTGATGTTGTTGGCGCGCATCAGCTTGGCGGCAATACCCACCGTTTCGTTCATTCGCACCGTAACAACGCGCGGCGTCTTCTTGCGCAGAATATCTCCGACCAGCATTGCAACCTCCCTCGGGTGAAATGTTGGCCAAGTGTGGTATACATAATGCCAATCGTCAAGCGCTCGATTTGGCTGATCCGAAAATTCTTGCGGCAGGAATGCTGACGTTTGTCGTCGAGCCAAAAAGAAAGGGGCGCATCGCTGCGCCCCTTTCTCAACCGTCCAAGGTGTGCGGCTGTTACGCCGTCTCGGTCTTGGCATTGCCGGTCGCGGTGCCCGCGCTCTCGGCTTCCTTGCCGAGGATGAAGGAGCGGCGCAGCGGCTTGATCACGAACAGCGCCGTCAGCGCCGCCGTCGCATTCAACGCCACCGCGACCACGAACACGGCCTTCCAGCCGTAGGTTGCCGAGATCACGCTCGCGAGCGGGACGAGCAGGGATGCCGTGCCCTTCGCGGTGTAGAGCATGCCGTTGTTGGTGGTTGCGAATTTCGAGCCGAAGGTGTCGCCGCAGGTCGCGGGGAACAGCGAATAGATCTCGCCGAACACGCCAAAATACACCGCGGTCGCGAGCACGAAGACGACAGGGACATGGCCGTAGGCCGACAGCGTCAGGAGCATCAGCGCAGCGGTGCCGAACGCGATGAACATGGTGTGCTCGCGGCCGATCGTGTCGGAGACCCAGCCGAAGAACGGGCGTCCGAAGCCGTCGAAGATTCGGTCGAGCGAGATCGCGAAGGTCAGCGCCGCCATCTGGAAGCCGGCGAGCGTCACCGGCGTGTCGGCGATCTTGTAGTCGTGCGCGATCGGGCCGATCTGCGCCGCGGTCATCAGGCCGCCGGAGGCGACCATGACAAATACGAGATACATGACCCAGAAAATGGGGGTGCGCAGCACCTGCGGCGGGGTGAAGTCGATCTTGGTCTGCGGCAGATTGAGCTGCTTCTTCTTCGGCGGGATCGAGATCCGCGGCGGCTGGATGAAGAAGGCGAGCACGAACACGATCACGCCCTGGCCGATGCCGAAGGTGAGGAAGGCGTGCTGGTAGCCGCTCGTTGCGATCATGGTCGCGATCGGCACGATGGTGAGCGCAGCGCCGGCGCCGAAGCCGGCAGCGGTCGCGCCGGCGGCGAGGCCGCGGCGGTCGGGGAACCATTTCAGCGCGTTGCCGACGCAGGTGCCGTACACCGCGCCGGCGCCCATGCCGCCGACGACGGCGGCTGCGTAGAGCAGGGTGAGCGAGTCAGCGTAGGAGTTGAGCACCCAGGACAGCGCGATCATGACGCCGCCGAACATGATGACGATGCGCGGACCGTATTTGTCGACGAACCAGGCCTCGATCGGAACCAGCCAGGTCTCGGTGACGACGAAGATGGTGAAGGCGAGCTGGATCGCGGCGCGACCCCAATGGTGCTCGTGATCGATCGGATCGACGAACAGCGTCCAGCCGTATTGCAGATTGGCAATCATCGCCATGCAGACGATGCCCATGACCAGCTGAAGCCAACGGAAACCTGTGCGAAGAGGCGCGGCTGTGACGGCGCCATCCGGGCTGGAAATCATCAAGAACCTCCCAACGCGCCTGATTGATTGCGACCTGGGATTGCAAGATGACCCGATGTCGCAAATGTTGTGGCTTATCGTCGCAAGCGCGGCGAGGACATTGGTATACCATATCCCAGAAGGCAAGCCCTATCTCGCGCCGCGGCGCAGCAAAATGCATGGTTCCGTTCGGATTACCGGAATCTGAAGAAATTCGTGCAAAACGAAAACGCCCGGCCGTGAGGCCGGGCGTCGTTGCTTGAACGTTGTGTGGTGAAGCGCGTCAGAGCGTCGATTTTGCGACCACGACCTTGCGCCAGGGCTTGAGCACCATGATCGCCAGCAGGGAGGCCAGGATGTTAGCGCCGGCCGCGATGATGAACACGCTGTCCCAGGTGCCCGACGACTGCTGCATGTAGTTGGCGATCGGCACCAGCAGCGCGGCGGTGCCCTTCGCGGTGTAGAGCAGGCCGGCATTGGTGGTCGCGAACTTGGCGCCGAACGTGTCGGTGCAGGTCGAGGGGAACAGCGAGTAGATCTCACCCCAGGCGAAGAACACGAAGCCCGAGAGCAGCACGAACCAGAGAGGATCGTGGCCCCAGAGGTAGAGCATCCAGATGCCGAACCCTTCCATGCCGAAGGCGATGAACATCGTGTTCTCGCGGCCGATCATGTCGGAGATCCAGCCGAAGAACGGACGCGTCAGGCCGTTGAGCACGCGGTCGATCGTCGCTGCGAACGTCACCGCGGTCATCGTCACCGCCATCAGCGTGACCGGCACGTTGTCGACCTTCCAGTCGGCCGCGATCGGCTTCAGGTTGGCCGTCACCATCAGGCCGCCGGCGCCGACGATCACGAACATGAAGTACATCAGCCAGAAGATCGGCTGACGCAGAACTTCGGTCGGCTGATAGTTGCGGCGGCTCTGCACCAGGTTGGCGTTCGCCACGACGTTCGGCACCTGGCCTGCTTTCGGCGCCAGCAGGAAGAAGGCGAGGATGCAGATGATGATGCCTTGTCCGAGGCCGAAATAGAGGAAGGTGGTCTGGAAACCACTGTCCTTGATCATGGCCTGGATCGGCGCGACGGTCAGCGCGGAGCCTGCACCGAAGCCCGCGGCCGTGATGCCCGCGGCAAGACCGCGCTTGTCCGGAAACCACTTCAGCGCATTGCCGACGCAGGTGCCGTAGACGCCGCCGGCGCCGATGCCTGCGATGATCATGCCGAGATAGAAGCCGTTGAGCGAGGTCGCCTGCGCATTGATCGCCCAGCCGACAGCGCAGAGCACGCCGCCGACGAGCACGACGATGCGCGGACCGTATTTGTCGACGAACCATCCTTCGACCGGCACGAGCCAGGTCTCGAACAGCACGAAGAGCGTAAAGGCCCACTGGATCGAGGCGCGATCCCAGCCGAACTTTTTCTGGATGTCGGGGACGAAGAACGTCCAGCCGTATTGATAATTGGCGATCATCACCATTGCGGCGACGCCCACCGCCAACTGCGTCCAGCGATAGGCATCACTTACGCGCGCGACACCTGGGGCCGCTGTCGACTGCACCATGTCCGTCATCAAATCCCTCCCGAAGGCGCCGATCATTTTTATGCGTGCGCTGTCCCGCATCTTGGTATTCATTATGCCAAGATTCAACAGAGGGACTGGAGGGTGCGGCGAAATATCGCGGACCTGTTCACATGCGTCACGGCCGCGGAATTGTAAAGCCCCAATCGCTGCCAGCCCGATCATGGGAACAGCGGTCGCTGGCACTCAACGCATTGATGTCACGTCAATCTTCGGCCCCGCGCGAGGCCGCAAGCAAGCTCTGGAAAACCGGCGGCTCAGGGATTTTCAGCGTCCGACCAGTCGGTGCGCGCAGCGCGCGCAGATCGACGCGCGGTCGTGCGGCGACCGCGCATTTCCTGGAATTCTTTATTCCAGAAGTCCGGGGTGCGGCGGATTTGACGCGACTCTCGCGGCAGCCTGACGCAGGCCGCGCCTCACGCCATCGACGTGCGCAGGCGGGTGTAGCCTTCCTGGATCGCGGACCAGAACAGGGCGACGAGACCGAGTGCCATGATCGTGCTGACGAGGCCGTTGGAGAAGAACACGCCGAGCGATCCTTGCGATCCCAGCAGCGATTGACGGAAGGCTTCCTCCGCCTTGTCGCCGAGCACGATGGCGAGCACCAGCGGCGCGAGCGGGTAGTTGCACTTCTTCAGGAGATAGCCGAGCACGCCGAACACCAGCATCAGCATCACGTCGAAGGTGCTGTTGTGCACCGAATAGGCGCCGATCGCGCAGAGCACCAGGATGAGCGGCGCGATGATGCCGAAGGGCACGCGGAGGATCGCGGCGAAGATCGGCACGCAGGTCAGCACGACGATGAGGCCTGCGAGATTGCCGAGATACATCGACGCGATCAGGCCCCAGACGAACTCCTTCTGCTCGACGAACAGCATGGGACCGGGCTGCAGGCCCCAGATCAACAACCCGCCGAGCAGCACGGCGGCCGTCGGCGAACCGGGCACGCCGAGCGACAGCATCGGCAGCAGCGCCGAGGTGCCCGCGGCATGTGCGGCCGTCTCCGGCGCGATCACGCCCTCGATCTCGCCCTTGCCGAAATTGTTGCCGCGTCGCGCCAGCCGTTTGGCGATGCCATAGCTCATGAAGGATGCGGGCGTAGCACCAGCGGGCGTGACGCCCATCCAGCATCCGATCAGGCAGGAGCGCAGCGAGGTCATCCAGTAGGCGGGCAGCTCCCGCCAGGTTTGCAGCACGACGCGAAGGTTGATGGTCGCGTTGCCGCCGCGGAAAGCCAGTCCTTCCTCCATGGTCAGCAGGATCTCGCCGATCCCGAACAGGCCGATCACGGCGATCAGGAAGTCGAAGCCGTTGAGCAGCTCCGTGGCGCCGAAGGTCAGGCGCAATTGTCCCGTGATCGAATCCAGTCCGACCGCCGCGAGCGCAAAGCCCATCATCATCGCCGCGATGGTCTTGAACGGCGGCTCCTTGCTGAGGCCGACGAAGCTGCAGAAGGCGAGGAAGTACACCGCGAACTTCTCCGCCGGGCCAAATCGCAACGCGAAGCCCGCGACCAGCGGAGCGACCAGCGTGATCATGATGACGGCGAACAGCGCGCCGACGAAGGAGGAGGTGAACGCGGCCGTCAGGGCTTCGCCGGGCTTGCCCTGCTGCGCCATCGGATAGCCGTCGAAGGTCGTCGCCACCGACCATGGCTCGCCGGGTATGTTGAACAGGATCGAGGTGATGGCGCCGCCGAACAAGGCGCCCCAATAGATGCAGGACAGCATGATGATGGCCGATGTCGGCGGCATGCTGAAGGTCAGGGGAAGCAGGATCGCCACGCCGTTGGCGCCACCTAACCCCGGAAGCACGCCGATGATGACGCCGAGCGTGATGCCGATGATCATCAGCAGGATGTTGTAGGGCTGCAGCGCGACCGCGAAGCCGTGAAACAGATTGGCCAACTCTTCCATATCGATACGTCCTGCAGCAATAATTGAATGAAGGCGCGGGATATTACAGGCCGAGCCATTCCTCGAGCGGACCCTTGGGAAGCGGGACCAGGAACCAGCGTTCGAAAACCAGATAGGTCACCACCGGCATGCCGACCGCCACTGCGATGACCGTCAGCCAGCGATAGCCGCCGAGCCAGCGCATGAACCAGGCGATGAACAGCATCGAAGCGACGTAGAGGCCGATGAACGGCATCGAGCCGACATAGATCGCGGTGGGCACGACGACGCTCATGACCTGGCGGAGCTGTCCCCATTCCGCGAACAGCCGGCCGTCGTCGTCGCGCCGCGCGCTCCAGAGGTTGATGGCGCTTGCGCCGACGATGGCGACGCCGACATAGAACGGGAAGAAGCCCGCACGCGGACCCTCCGCGCCCCAGTTGATGCCGGCCTTCAGGCTGCCGAAGATCACGACCAGGCCGAAGACGCCGATCAGCAGCGCCATGCCGATCTCCAGCGTCTTGTGTGCCGGGCCAGATTCGGATCCGGATTGTTCAGTCATGGGACCTCCAGGCAGAATCGCAGTCTTTCGCGGTCACGGCAGACCGGAGGACGACCAGCGTCCTCGGGCCGTCATCGATGTCGCGGATCAGTTTCCGGACGCGAGGAAACCGGCGTCCTTCATCAAGCCCTCGTGGCGCTTCTCCTCCGCCTCGATCCACTTGGCGTAGTCGGCTCCGGCCAGGAAGGTCGTGTTGAAGGCGCCGCTCTTCATGAAGTCCTGCCATTCCGGCGTGGCTCGAACTTTCTTGAACAGCTCGACGTAATATTCGATCTGATCCTTTGTCGCCTTGGGCGACATGAAGATACCGCGCAGCATGAGATATTCCATCGCGAGGCCCTGCGACTTGCAGGTCGGAATATCCTTCCAGGCCTTGCCGTCGGCGATCGGCTCGTCATAGGCCATCGGCTGGGCGTCGAAGACGCAGAGCGGACGCAGCTTGCCGCCGCGCCATTGCGCAACCGCCTCGATCGGATTGTTGACGGTGGAATCGACATGGTTGCCGACGAGCTGGACCGCGACTTCGCCGCCGCCCTTGTAGGGGATGTAGGTGAACTTCGCTTCGATCGCCTTCTCGATGCCGACCGTGATGATCTGGTCTTCCTGCTTCGAGCCGGTGCCGCCCATCTTGAAGGTGCCGCTCGGCGCCTTCTTGGTGGCGTCGACGTAGTCCTTGACGCTGTTGTACGGCTTCTCCGCGTTGACCCACAGCACGAACTCGTCGAGCGCCAGCATCGCGACCGGGGTCAGGTCCTTCCAGTTGAAGGGAATGCCCGTCGCGAGCGGGGTCGTGAACAGGTTCGACAGCGTGATGATGATCTTGTGCGGGTTGTTCGTCGACGTCTTCACGTCGAGGAAGCCTTCGCCGCCTGCGCCGCCGGCCTTGTTGATGACGACCAGCGGCTGCTTCATCAAATTGTGCTTGGTGACGATGCCCTGGATGGTGCGCGCCATCTGATCGGCGCCGCCGCCGGTGCCCGCGGGCACGATGAACTCGACCGGACGAACCGGCTCCCAGGCCGCAAGGCTTGCGGTGCTGCCGGCGCACGACATCGCGATTGCCGCCAAAGCGGCATGAACGAACGGCTTCATCTTTTCTCTCCCTGTCGAACCTCGAACGCAGCCGCTCTTTGCCGGCTTGCGTCAGCCCATCTCGATTCACATGCTTGGGGTCACCTTTTGTGGTCGATCTCCCATTGCAGCCCAAACGAAACTCTATGAGCAGGGAAAGGCCGCGGCATCCGCTTCTTTCGGCTAAGGCTCCGTCAAGGTTTGCGGCAAGCGTGCCTCGCCCTTGGCCGGTTCCGTCCTGCGTTACGCATCCCCGCCTTGCACCTTCGGTTGTGCAAGTGATCTTGGTTGCCGAATGGTATGCGAGATACCAGCAGACAAACAATTGGATCAGCGGGGCACGCCTGCGGACCAATCGTCGCAGTTGTGTCGCGCGCGATGCGAGGCCTGGAGACGAAAATGGCCCCGACATGCGGGGCCATTTGATCAAACGTAGCGTCTACGGAATTTCCCAACCGGCGCGCCGTTTCGGCTGCGCGGGGAAAACCTGCTTAGAGGCCGAAGCGGGGCAGGTCGCCGTTGTGATTGGAGATCTCGGCGCTCGCCATCAGGAAGCGGTCGACCGCGGCCATGAAGCGGGCGAACAGCGAGGAGGAGGGGGCCAGAGCAACCGCAGCGGTCTTGGACATCGGAATTCCCTTTCTTGAGACGGTCAGTATTGCTGTCTCATTTCGAAGGGCAATCTATGTATACCAGATGCCACTGTCTATGCGCTTGTTTGCATAGCAGCATGCAGCCTCTCGCATTGCAGCATAATGATGCGTTAACAGGGCCGTTCCGGGCTGAAAATTGCAAAAACGGCTGCGGAAGCGGCCCATTGAGGCGAATTTGAAGGGATTCGCACGGCACCCGGGCCTTGGCAGGGCAGGTCAAAGCCGGTAGTGGTCTGCCCCCTTTTCCAATCAACTGTCAGAGTGGTTCATGTCGAGCGCCTCGGCCGCCGTCTCGATCGGCATCGATTTTGGGACCAGCAATACGGTCGTCGCCCTCGCGGCGGACGACCGCCGGGTCGAGGCCATCCGCTTCGACCACGGCGGCCAGCGTCACAGCACCTATGTGTCGGCGCTGTGCTTCTGGGAGGACCGGCCGGGCGCCGGCGCCCAGGCCGAGGGCGGTCCGTGGGCGATCGAGCAGTTCCTCGAAGGCCGCCATGTCTACCGCTTCCTCCAGTCGTTCAAGACGTTCGCGGCGAGCAGCAGCTTCAACACGACCCAGGTGTTCCGGCAGCGCTTCAAGTTCGAGGACATCCTGGCGGCATTCCTGCGTACGCTGGCGCGTCATGGCGGCGAGAGGTTCGGCTTCGAGGCGTCCAACATCACGGTCGGCCGGCCCGTGCGCTTCGCCGGTGGCAATCCCGACGAGGCGCTGGCGATGCAGCGCTATCGGGCCGCGTTCGAGCGGTTAGGGGCCGGCCACGCGCGCTATGTCTACGAGCCCGTCGGCGCCGCGTTCTCCTTCGCCCGAAAGCTCGAGCGCGATGCCACCGTGCTGGTGGCCGATTTCGGCGGCGGCACCAGCGACTTCTCGGTGATGCGCTTCTCGCGCGCGGGCGGCGTCCTGCGCGCCGAGCCGCTCGGACACGCCGGCATCGGCATTGCCGGCGACACGTTCGATTATCGCATCGTCGACCATGTCGTCTCGCCGCGGCTCGGCAAGGGCTCCAGCTTCCGCTCGTTCGACAAGGTGCTGCCGGTCCCCAGCGGCCACTACACCAACCTCGCGCGCTGGCATCAGCTCGCGATGATGAAGAGCAACGGCGACCTGCGCGAGTTGCGGGAGCTTGCGCGCACCGCGCTTAAACCCAAGCTGCTCGAGGATTTCATCACCATCGTCGATTTCGACCTCGGCTTCTCGCTGTACCGTGCCGTATCCGAAGCCAAGGTCGCGCTGTCGGCGCAGGATCAGGTGGACTTCCGTTTCAAGGGCGGGGGCGTCGATATCGGCTCGACCATCACCCGGAAGAATTTCGAATCCTGGATTGCCGACGATATCGCTCGCCTCGGCGCCACCGTCGACAGGGTGCTGGGCGAGGCCGGCATCACCGCGCGCGAGGTGGAGAAGGTATTCTTGACCGGCGGCACCTCGTTCGTGCCCGCCGTGAGAAAGCTGTTCGCCGACAGGTTCGGCAACGAGCGGCTGATGTCCGGTGACCAGTTCGAGTCGATCGCCTACGGTCTCGCCTTGATCGGGCACAGCCCCGACCCCGACCGCTGGACCGCCAGCGGCGGCATTACGCCGAAGGGCACGTAGGCCCTTTGC includes the following:
- a CDS encoding fumarylacetoacetate hydrolase family protein, which translates into the protein MASEMKQWLRFRHAGTTGFGTLARSGISVHEGEMFGRNVSTGKILALSEVELLAPCAPSKIVALWNNFHALAAKLNQPEPPEPLYLLKATTSITTPGAVIRRPSYYDGKTTYEGELGIVVGKTCARVSPAEADSFIFGYTCVNDITANDILTSDPTFPQWARAKGIDDYGPFGPVIATGLDPASLVVRTILNGAERQNYPISDMIFTAQELVSRISHDMTLLPGDLIAVGTSVGVGVMKEDVNIVTVAIDGIGELTNEFRL
- a CDS encoding 2-dehydropantoate 2-reductase, whose translation is MKICIYGAGAIGGYLGVQLARAGADVSLIARGAHLAAMREHGLTLLAGEEKHTVHPRCTDDPAELGVQDYIIITLKAHSITGVIEKMQPLLGPHTRIVTAVNGIPYWYFYKHGGQYENSTLESIDPGGRQWREIGAERAIGCIVYPATEIEAPGVIRHVYGNNFPLGEPSGEITPDVQRLADLFVAAGLKAPVLDRIRDEIWLKLWGNVCFNPISALTHATLDVICTDPSTRALSRAIMVETQGIAETFGVKFRVDVERRIEGARKVGAHKTSMLQDLERGRPMEIDPLVTVVQEMGRLTGIATPALDSVLAMVTQRARIAGLYDGVSTPSDPRALAVA
- a CDS encoding CBS domain-containing protein; this encodes MLVGDILRKKTPRVVTVRMNETVGIAAKLMRANNISALVVKDVVRSEGNTAVGMFTERDVVRAVAEHGANAINVKVSQLVSVQQLVSCTSTDTIEHVRHLMNRNHIRHLPVIDDYSLVSVISMRDIAAAMDEAINGAPQAAA
- the oxlT gene encoding oxalate/formate MFS antiporter, producing MISSPDGAVTAAPLRTGFRWLQLVMGIVCMAMIANLQYGWTLFVDPIDHEHHWGRAAIQLAFTIFVVTETWLVPIEAWFVDKYGPRIVIMFGGVMIALSWVLNSYADSLTLLYAAAVVGGMGAGAVYGTCVGNALKWFPDRRGLAAGATAAGFGAGAALTIVPIATMIATSGYQHAFLTFGIGQGVIVFVLAFFIQPPRISIPPKKKQLNLPQTKIDFTPPQVLRTPIFWVMYLVFVMVASGGLMTAAQIGPIAHDYKIADTPVTLAGFQMAALTFAISLDRIFDGFGRPFFGWVSDTIGREHTMFIAFGTAALMLLTLSAYGHVPVVFVLATAVYFGVFGEIYSLFPATCGDTFGSKFATTNNGMLYTAKGTASLLVPLASVISATYGWKAVFVVAVALNATAALTALFVIKPLRRSFILGKEAESAGTATGNAKTETA
- the oxlT gene encoding oxalate/formate MFS antiporter; this encodes MTDMVQSTAAPGVARVSDAYRWTQLAVGVAAMVMIANYQYGWTFFVPDIQKKFGWDRASIQWAFTLFVLFETWLVPVEGWFVDKYGPRIVVLVGGVLCAVGWAINAQATSLNGFYLGMIIAGIGAGGVYGTCVGNALKWFPDKRGLAAGITAAGFGAGSALTVAPIQAMIKDSGFQTTFLYFGLGQGIIICILAFFLLAPKAGQVPNVVANANLVQSRRNYQPTEVLRQPIFWLMYFMFVIVGAGGLMVTANLKPIAADWKVDNVPVTLMAVTMTAVTFAATIDRVLNGLTRPFFGWISDMIGRENTMFIAFGMEGFGIWMLYLWGHDPLWFVLLSGFVFFAWGEIYSLFPSTCTDTFGAKFATTNAGLLYTAKGTAALLVPIANYMQQSSGTWDSVFIIAAGANILASLLAIMVLKPWRKVVVAKSTL
- a CDS encoding tripartite tricarboxylate transporter permease; protein product: MEELANLFHGFAVALQPYNILLMIIGITLGVIIGVLPGLGGANGVAILLPLTFSMPPTSAIIMLSCIYWGALFGGAITSILFNIPGEPWSVATTFDGYPMAQQGKPGEALTAAFTSSFVGALFAVIMITLVAPLVAGFALRFGPAEKFAVYFLAFCSFVGLSKEPPFKTIAAMMMGFALAAVGLDSITGQLRLTFGATELLNGFDFLIAVIGLFGIGEILLTMEEGLAFRGGNATINLRVVLQTWRELPAYWMTSLRSCLIGCWMGVTPAGATPASFMSYGIAKRLARRGNNFGKGEIEGVIAPETAAHAAGTSALLPMLSLGVPGSPTAAVLLGGLLIWGLQPGPMLFVEQKEFVWGLIASMYLGNLAGLIVVLTCVPIFAAILRVPFGIIAPLILVLCAIGAYSVHNSTFDVMLMLVFGVLGYLLKKCNYPLAPLVLAIVLGDKAEEAFRQSLLGSQGSLGVFFSNGLVSTIMALGLVALFWSAIQEGYTRLRTSMA
- a CDS encoding tripartite tricarboxylate transporter TctB family protein; translation: MTEQSGSESGPAHKTLEIGMALLIGVFGLVVIFGSLKAGINWGAEGPRAGFFPFYVGVAIVGASAINLWSARRDDDGRLFAEWGQLRQVMSVVVPTAIYVGSMPFIGLYVASMLFIAWFMRWLGGYRWLTVIAVAVGMPVVTYLVFERWFLVPLPKGPLEEWLGL
- a CDS encoding tripartite tricarboxylate transporter substrate binding protein, which encodes MKPFVHAALAAIAMSCAGSTASLAAWEPVRPVEFIVPAGTGGGADQMARTIQGIVTKHNLMKQPLVVINKAGGAGGEGFLDVKTSTNNPHKIIITLSNLFTTPLATGIPFNWKDLTPVAMLALDEFVLWVNAEKPYNSVKDYVDATKKAPSGTFKMGGTGSKQEDQIITVGIEKAIEAKFTYIPYKGGGEVAVQLVGNHVDSTVNNPIEAVAQWRGGKLRPLCVFDAQPMAYDEPIADGKAWKDIPTCKSQGLAMEYLMLRGIFMSPKATKDQIEYYVELFKKVRATPEWQDFMKSGAFNTTFLAGADYAKWIEAEEKRHEGLMKDAGFLASGN
- a CDS encoding Hsp70 family protein, whose amino-acid sequence is MSSASAAVSIGIDFGTSNTVVALAADDRRVEAIRFDHGGQRHSTYVSALCFWEDRPGAGAQAEGGPWAIEQFLEGRHVYRFLQSFKTFAASSSFNTTQVFRQRFKFEDILAAFLRTLARHGGERFGFEASNITVGRPVRFAGGNPDEALAMQRYRAAFERLGAGHARYVYEPVGAAFSFARKLERDATVLVADFGGGTSDFSVMRFSRAGGVLRAEPLGHAGIGIAGDTFDYRIVDHVVSPRLGKGSSFRSFDKVLPVPSGHYTNLARWHQLAMMKSNGDLRELRELARTALKPKLLEDFITIVDFDLGFSLYRAVSEAKVALSAQDQVDFRFKGGGVDIGSTITRKNFESWIADDIARLGATVDRVLGEAGITAREVEKVFLTGGTSFVPAVRKLFADRFGNERLMSGDQFESIAYGLALIGHSPDPDRWTASGGITPKGT